Proteins co-encoded in one Candidatus Omnitrophota bacterium genomic window:
- the mrdA gene encoding penicillin-binding protein 2: MTYPNRTKLVISVFIASFVVLGFGVFNLAIIQGAKFSLLSQKNCIRVLPQEGARGRILDRNGNPIADNYLAFDVMVSGQNKDELERALRKIAFVLEQDEQKLRKRFRSRYISESLPVVLDTISDNKKLIALEQAKFDSPGIIIQPHPLRYYPYGNLACHVLGYLSQIDQWRLYKLSDYGYKPADIVGFGGAEEKYDYILRQGDGAISAEVDHVGKLVRVIGYKPAVNGGDVGLTLDIKIQQIVQQAMQNQKGAVIIMQPDTGEILALASFPDFDPGIFIKGSSSIEEVLNDKHSPFLNRAISASYAPGSIFKLIVAVAGLEKKKINLGTSFICPGFLTIGRRQFKCWDTHNRQDLIQAIAGSCDVFFYHTGLALGPQLITDYSLRFGLAKTTGIDLPYEVSGFVPSVAWKKSSRDQKWYDGDTANFSIGQGDLLTTPIQILRVTACFANGGFLVVPHVTKYAAGYNAGGHSGKKIKVISKQEIVNYISDGMRKAVSDPAGTASILADLPVKVSGKTGSAQVTGSFAHGWFAGFFPSDRPKFAVCVFLENGKAGYYACLIAKEIITRMFEEGLI; this comes from the coding sequence ATGACTTATCCGAACAGGACAAAACTTGTAATATCGGTTTTTATCGCCAGCTTTGTTGTTTTGGGCTTTGGGGTTTTTAATCTTGCAATAATCCAGGGGGCCAAATTCAGCTTGCTCAGCCAAAAGAACTGCATCCGGGTTCTGCCTCAAGAAGGCGCAAGAGGAAGGATCTTGGACCGTAACGGAAATCCTATTGCGGACAATTACCTGGCTTTTGATGTGATGGTTTCAGGGCAAAATAAAGATGAACTTGAAAGGGCGTTAAGGAAAATCGCCTTTGTATTAGAGCAGGATGAGCAGAAGCTTAGGAAGAGATTCAGGTCGCGTTATATCTCTGAATCGCTGCCAGTTGTTTTGGATACGATTTCTGATAACAAAAAGCTTATCGCCCTTGAGCAGGCTAAATTTGATTCACCCGGAATTATCATACAGCCGCATCCATTACGCTATTATCCGTATGGCAATCTGGCATGCCATGTGTTAGGGTATCTAAGCCAAATAGACCAGTGGCGGCTTTATAAATTATCCGATTACGGTTATAAGCCGGCAGATATTGTGGGATTTGGCGGGGCAGAAGAAAAATATGATTATATTTTACGCCAAGGCGATGGGGCGATATCCGCGGAAGTAGATCATGTCGGAAAATTAGTCAGAGTAATAGGATATAAGCCTGCTGTTAATGGTGGCGATGTGGGCCTAACCTTAGATATTAAGATCCAGCAAATCGTCCAACAGGCGATGCAAAACCAAAAAGGCGCGGTTATTATTATGCAGCCTGATACAGGGGAAATCCTGGCGTTAGCAAGTTTCCCGGATTTTGACCCGGGTATTTTTATCAAAGGCTCTTCTTCTATTGAAGAGGTTTTAAACGACAAGCATTCGCCTTTTTTGAATCGCGCGATAAGCGCTTCGTATGCGCCTGGTTCTATATTTAAGTTAATTGTGGCTGTTGCGGGCCTGGAAAAAAAGAAAATAAATCTCGGGACTTCTTTTATTTGCCCTGGATTTCTAACAATAGGCAGGCGGCAGTTTAAGTGCTGGGATACGCATAACCGTCAAGATTTAATACAGGCCATAGCCGGTTCCTGCGATGTATTTTTTTATCATACAGGCTTAGCCTTGGGCCCGCAACTAATAACAGATTATTCTCTGAGATTTGGTTTGGCAAAAACCACAGGGATAGATCTTCCATATGAGGTATCCGGGTTTGTGCCATCAGTAGCCTGGAAGAAATCAAGCCGGGATCAAAAATGGTATGATGGGGATACGGCCAATTTTTCTATTGGCCAGGGTGATTTATTGACCACGCCTATACAAATACTAAGAGTTACTGCCTGTTTTGCTAATGGTGGTTTTTTGGTTGTTCCGCATGTTACTAAATATGCCGCTGGATATAACGCAGGGGGGCATTCTGGCAAGAAAATAAAAGTTATTTCCAAGCAAGAGATAGTTAATTACATAAGTGATGGCATGCGTAAGGCCGTATCAGATCCAGCTGGTACAGCCAGTATTTTGGCGGATTTGCCAGTTAAGGTATCAGGCAAAACAGGTTCCGCGCAGGTAACTGGATCTTTTGCGCACGGATGGTTTGCCGGTTTTTTCCCATCTGATCGCCCTAAATTTGCTGTTTGTGTTTTCTTGGAAAACGGCAAGGCAGGCTATTATGCCTGCTTAATAGCGAAAGAAATTATTACGCGCATGTTTGAGGAAGGGCTTATATGA
- the mreC gene encoding rod shape-determining protein MreC: MFKPSKNLTLTFVVAGFALVCSLTVSYLKPIALDISHLPLSLFNFLADETKAAIFYHRNYKNNIKLEEENGLLKQMLNKIDEIDAENSRLRELLSLKDQSSFKVRVAGVIAHSPDNWSASLIINKGKASGINKGMTVLSYKGLLGRVVETGNFTSKVLLISDPSLSISALVMRSRQEGLICGGLGNCLNMKYLPRDADIQVSDVIVTSGLTSGCPKGLMIGTVTYVGEEFSGLSKYAIVKPFSDLANTEEVMVVAQ; the protein is encoded by the coding sequence GTGTTTAAACCCAGTAAAAATCTAACCCTTACTTTCGTAGTAGCCGGCTTTGCTTTAGTTTGTTCTCTAACCGTTTCCTATCTTAAACCCATTGCTTTAGACATTTCACACCTGCCGTTATCGTTGTTTAATTTTCTTGCCGATGAAACAAAGGCCGCTATTTTCTATCACCGTAATTATAAAAATAATATTAAATTAGAAGAAGAGAACGGGCTTCTGAAGCAGATGTTAAATAAGATAGATGAAATAGACGCGGAAAATTCCCGCTTAAGAGAGCTTCTTTCCCTGAAAGATCAATCTTCATTTAAGGTGCGCGTGGCGGGTGTAATCGCGCATTCCCCGGATAACTGGTCAGCAAGCCTTATTATTAATAAAGGAAAAGCAAGCGGCATCAATAAAGGAATGACGGTTTTGTCTTATAAGGGGCTGTTGGGCAGGGTGGTTGAGACTGGTAATTTTACAAGCAAAGTCCTTCTTATTAGTGATCCTAGTTTAAGTATTTCTGCTTTAGTTATGCGCAGCCGTCAGGAAGGTTTGATCTGTGGCGGGTTAGGAAATTGCTTAAATATGAAGTATCTGCCGCGCGATGCGGACATCCAGGTTTCTGATGTGATAGTTACCTCCGGGCTAACCTCAGGCTGCCCTAAAGGTTTAATGATTGGCACGGTAACTTATGTAGGCGAGGAATTCTCAGGCTTAAGTAAATACGCAATTGTCAAACCCTTTTCAGATTTAGCAAACACAGAGGAAGTAATGGTGGTTGCGCAATGA
- a CDS encoding rod shape-determining protein — MAQIPEILKKTINYILGLFSNDMGIDLGTASTLVYVKGEGVVLCEPSVVAIERGTSHVLAVGDEAKRMLGRTPGNIIAIRPMKDGVIADFEITEAMLRYFIKKVHHRRVLVRPRIVIAIPSGITEVEKRAVKDSAERAGAREVFLIEEPVAAAIGVGLPIQDPIGNMIIDIGGGTTEIAVISLAGIVFARSIRIGGDEMDQAVIEYLKKTYNLMIGERTAEDIKIKIGSAYPLEEEMSLEVKGRDLIAGLPKTVTITSEEIREALQEPLRAIVESAKISLERTPPELSADLIEHGIMMAGGGSLLRGLDKLISEETGLPVHVADDPLTAVANGTGKVLNEIKYLKRVTVPIKSEMHS; from the coding sequence ATGGCGCAAATCCCTGAGATACTGAAGAAAACAATAAATTATATATTAGGTTTATTCTCTAATGACATGGGGATAGACTTAGGCACCGCCTCTACTTTGGTTTATGTTAAAGGAGAAGGCGTAGTTTTGTGTGAGCCTTCAGTAGTAGCTATAGAGCGCGGGACTTCCCATGTTTTAGCTGTAGGGGATGAAGCAAAGCGCATGTTAGGCCGGACCCCGGGCAATATTATCGCCATTCGCCCTATGAAAGACGGGGTTATTGCGGATTTTGAAATTACCGAAGCGATGCTGCGGTATTTTATTAAGAAGGTGCATCATCGCAGGGTTTTAGTCAGGCCCAGAATTGTTATTGCCATCCCATCGGGCATTACGGAAGTGGAAAAACGCGCGGTTAAGGATTCAGCTGAGCGCGCTGGCGCCAGGGAAGTATTTTTAATTGAAGAGCCTGTGGCCGCGGCTATTGGGGTGGGATTGCCGATTCAGGACCCGATTGGCAATATGATCATAGATATAGGAGGCGGCACAACTGAGATCGCGGTTATTTCTTTGGCGGGGATTGTCTTTGCCCGTTCTATACGCATTGGCGGAGATGAAATGGATCAGGCGGTCATTGAATATCTTAAAAAGACTTACAATTTAATGATCGGCGAGCGTACTGCTGAAGATATAAAAATAAAAATAGGCTCTGCCTATCCTTTAGAAGAGGAAATGAGCCTTGAGGTTAAAGGCAGAGATTTAATCGCGGGCCTGCCTAAAACCGTCACCATTACTTCTGAAGAAATAAGAGAGGCGTTGCAAGAGCCCTTAAGGGCAATCGTGGAATCTGCTAAGATCTCTCTTGAGAGGACTCCTCCGGAATTGTCAGCGGACCTTATTGAGCATGGGATTATGATGGCGGGCGGCGGTTCTCTATTAAGAGGTTTGGATAAATTAATTTCTGAAGAGACAGGCCTGCCGGTGCATGTTGCCGATGACCCTCTTACCGCGGTAGCAAACGGAACAGGCAAAGTGCTTAATGAAATAAAATACCTCAAGAGAGTTACCGTTCCGATAAAGTCTGAGATGCATTCTTAA
- the aroA gene encoding 3-phosphoshikimate 1-carboxyvinyltransferase, whose translation MCFFLIRPAAGLRGRICFSGDKSIAHRSAIISALSSSKVVISNFPANQDCLSTIEVLQKLGVDICFRKSNNKRFPGLLVTVHGKGLKNLKRPQSGRLFIAESGTTLRLVLGVLAGCNFRASIKVGRSLGRRPMLRVNLPLRLMGAKITSKVRMKGAKSEEYAPLTIQGGGLKSINYKMPVASAQVKSAVLLAGLCAKGKTAVIESVKTRDHTERMLKLFGAPVEIKKNSVSVEALDKLVSPGAITIPGDISSASFFIVAAAVFRNSSLIIKNVSLNPSRVGFLRVLKRMGGKIRIKKYNNKFSRFEPAGDIFVSTSRLSGVNISAKQVPSLIDELPILMVAASLAKGKSVFHGVGELRFKETDRIESMRSNLARMGVDIKVVPSKYGEDVIINAPSELYAAILRSFNDHRTAMSLIIAALAARDESILDDVSCIDKSFPDFLSTLKAILI comes from the coding sequence ATGTGTTTTTTCTTAATTCGGCCGGCTGCAGGGTTAAGAGGCAGGATTTGTTTCTCAGGTGATAAGTCCATTGCCCATAGAAGCGCTATAATAAGCGCTTTATCAAGTAGCAAAGTTGTGATCAGTAATTTTCCCGCCAATCAGGATTGCCTTTCCACGATAGAAGTTTTGCAAAAATTAGGCGTGGATATCTGTTTTCGTAAGAGCAATAATAAAAGATTTCCCGGGTTATTAGTAACAGTGCACGGCAAAGGGCTTAAGAATCTTAAGAGACCCCAAAGCGGCAGGCTTTTTATTGCTGAATCCGGCACGACCTTGCGCCTTGTGTTGGGGGTTTTAGCAGGTTGTAATTTTAGAGCCTCTATTAAGGTAGGCAGGTCTCTTGGCCGCCGGCCAATGCTGCGGGTTAACCTTCCTTTGAGATTAATGGGCGCTAAGATAACCTCAAAAGTAAGAATGAAAGGCGCTAAATCCGAAGAATATGCCCCTCTAACTATTCAAGGGGGAGGGCTTAAATCTATTAATTACAAAATGCCGGTTGCCTCAGCTCAGGTAAAGTCAGCGGTACTTTTGGCAGGGCTTTGCGCAAAAGGAAAAACAGCAGTTATCGAGTCTGTTAAAACGCGTGACCACACCGAGCGTATGCTTAAACTTTTTGGCGCGCCTGTTGAAATTAAGAAAAACAGTGTTTCTGTAGAGGCTCTGGATAAGCTTGTTTCTCCGGGAGCCATTACTATTCCGGGGGATATTTCTTCGGCGAGTTTCTTTATTGTGGCAGCAGCTGTTTTCAGGAATTCATCTTTGATTATCAAAAATGTCAGCCTTAATCCTTCGCGCGTTGGTTTCTTAAGGGTGCTTAAAAGAATGGGCGGTAAGATCAGGATTAAAAAATATAATAACAAATTTTCCCGTTTTGAGCCGGCAGGCGATATCTTTGTAAGCACGAGCCGTTTAAGCGGCGTGAATATATCCGCGAAACAGGTGCCGTCTTTAATTGATGAACTTCCTATATTAATGGTAGCTGCAAGTCTTGCCAAAGGCAAAAGTGTTTTTCACGGGGTAGGGGAGTTGCGCTTCAAAGAAACCGACAGGATAGAGTCTATGCGCAGCAATTTGGCCCGTATGGGCGTAGATATTAAGGTTGTGCCTTCCAAATACGGGGAAGATGTTATTATTAACGCTCCATCAGAGCTTTACGCGGCTATCTTAAGAAGTTTTAATGACCATCGGACTGCCATGAGCCTGATTATTGCCGCCTTAGCAGCCCGGGATGAGAGTATTTTAGATGATGTCAGCTGCATTGATAAGTCTTTTCCGGATTTTCTAAGCACTTTAAAGGCTATTTTAATCTAA
- a CDS encoding RluA family pseudouridine synthase has translation MPEYRLKVTANEVGKRVDAVLAAFSKENKLGISREKIQDFISKGGVLIQGQPVKSAHYKLHLDEEIVFSFQEKQAAALLAQEISLDVIYEDDDLAVINKQPGLCVHPAAGNPDKTLVNAMLFRFKNLSSINPERPGIVHRLDKDTSGLLVIAKNNASHLCLAEQFARHSINRKYVALVKGVMDFDHDVIELPIGRHPSKRKNMAVSFSSGNKYAKTSYRVIKRNKDSTLVELEPFTGRTHQLRVHLSHLGYPILGDDKYGKNNSFSRMALHAKYISFIHPTSQKAIEFDSSIPQEFLKIA, from the coding sequence ATGCCAGAATACAGGTTAAAGGTTACAGCCAATGAAGTTGGCAAACGTGTTGATGCGGTATTGGCGGCTTTCTCCAAAGAAAATAAATTAGGCATTTCCCGTGAGAAAATCCAGGATTTTATTTCTAAAGGAGGTGTTTTAATCCAGGGCCAGCCGGTAAAAAGCGCCCATTATAAATTACATCTGGATGAAGAAATTGTTTTTTCTTTTCAAGAGAAGCAGGCCGCCGCTTTATTAGCTCAAGAGATTTCTTTGGATGTTATTTATGAAGATGATGACTTGGCGGTGATTAATAAGCAGCCCGGGCTTTGTGTGCATCCTGCCGCGGGGAATCCGGATAAGACCCTTGTCAACGCGATGCTGTTTCGTTTTAAAAATCTTTCTTCAATAAACCCAGAGCGGCCCGGGATAGTGCATCGCTTAGATAAGGATACTTCCGGGCTTCTGGTTATCGCGAAAAATAACGCCAGCCACCTTTGTTTGGCTGAACAATTCGCCCGGCATTCCATTAATAGAAAATATGTGGCCTTGGTTAAAGGGGTTATGGATTTTGACCATGATGTAATTGAGCTTCCTATCGGAAGGCATCCTTCCAAAAGGAAAAATATGGCAGTTAGTTTTTCTTCAGGCAATAAATACGCCAAGACTTCTTACCGGGTCATCAAACGCAATAAGGATTCTACTTTAGTAGAATTAGAGCCGTTTACCGGCAGGACCCATCAATTAAGGGTGCATCTGTCGCATTTAGGTTATCCTATATTAGGCGATGATAAATACGGCAAGAATAATTCTTTTTCGCGCATGGCGCTGCACGCGAAATATATTTCTTTTATCCATCCAACAAGCCAGAAGGCTATAGAGTTTGATTCTTCTATTCCGCAGGAATTCTTAAAAATAGCTTGA
- the lgt gene encoding prolipoprotein diacylglyceryl transferase, which yields MHPIICQIGPFTIYSYGLMMVVAFLTAVSLACRQAKKQGIDPNIIYNLCFYSFIAGILGARIFFVVEHFRDYLAEPLEIIMLQHGGMSWFGGFTAGSLTALYYVKRNKLRIYTVLDLLAPFLALGHAIGRLGCFLNGCCYGRENKIWGMYFPAHDAFLIPTQLYSSIILFALFLFLKNLQDKPHRQGQVFLWYLLLYSTKRFFMEFLRADNPHFFYGLSLFQIISAGFFIFACLKLIQLNKR from the coding sequence ATGCATCCAATTATCTGTCAAATCGGTCCATTTACCATTTATTCCTACGGTTTAATGATGGTTGTTGCTTTTTTAACCGCGGTATCCTTAGCTTGCCGTCAGGCTAAGAAGCAAGGGATAGATCCCAACATAATCTACAATCTTTGTTTTTATTCTTTTATCGCGGGGATTTTGGGGGCGCGGATATTTTTTGTAGTAGAGCATTTTAGGGATTATTTGGCTGAACCTTTAGAAATAATCATGCTGCAGCACGGCGGAATGTCCTGGTTTGGCGGTTTTACTGCCGGGTCATTAACCGCGTTATATTATGTCAAAAGAAACAAATTAAGAATCTACACGGTACTTGATCTATTGGCGCCGTTTTTGGCATTAGGCCATGCCATTGGCAGGCTGGGGTGTTTTTTAAATGGCTGTTGCTACGGCAGGGAAAACAAAATATGGGGGATGTATTTTCCCGCGCATGACGCCTTTCTTATTCCAACGCAACTTTATTCAAGCATTATTCTTTTTGCGCTTTTTCTTTTCCTGAAGAACTTACAGGATAAGCCCCATAGACAGGGCCAGGTATTCTTGTGGTATCTTTTATTATACTCAACCAAGAGGTTTTTTATGGAATTCTTGCGCGCGGATAATCCGCATTTCTTTTACGGCTTAAGCTTATTCCAGATTATAAGCGCGGGTTTTTTTATCTTTGCTTGCCTAAAACTGATCCAGCTTAACAAACGCTAA
- the lspA gene encoding signal peptidase II translates to MSGKTGKKIKPFFKFSLFLFGLIIADQLSKAFVSSKLYLYQSIPVIQNVFHVTLVHNRGAAFGLFKYQRWIFIAITLLVSFFIIRKLKKEGYKNNLCNFSLTLILAGGLGNLIDRLMFGYVVDFLDFRIWPVFNIADSAITAGAMLLGWTILITNKRKTKNAKL, encoded by the coding sequence ATGTCAGGAAAAACTGGAAAAAAAATAAAACCTTTCTTTAAATTTTCTTTATTTCTCTTTGGCCTTATTATTGCTGATCAGCTTAGTAAGGCCTTTGTTTCCTCAAAACTATACCTTTATCAATCTATCCCGGTTATCCAGAATGTTTTTCATGTTACTTTGGTGCATAACCGCGGCGCGGCATTTGGCCTATTCAAATATCAACGCTGGATTTTTATCGCCATTACTTTGCTGGTGAGTTTTTTTATAATCCGCAAGCTTAAAAAAGAGGGCTATAAGAACAACCTTTGTAATTTTTCTTTAACCTTGATCCTTGCCGGCGGCCTGGGAAATCTTATTGACCGTTTGATGTTTGGTTATGTGGTTGATTTTCTGGATTTTCGTATCTGGCCGGTGTTCAATATCGCGGATTCGGCGATAACAGCAGGAGCAATGTTGTTAGGATGGACAATATTAATAACAAATAAGCGTAAAACGAAAAACGCAAAACTATAA
- a CDS encoding TraR/DksA family transcriptional regulator — MKKKMNKKELIEFKRLLIKVKDGVIDDINHISEDTLKKSQKEASGDISGYTYHMADVATDTYDREFSLGIASNDRKFLYELDDAMKKIDEGSYGFCESCKKTISKTRLKAVPYARLCVKCQEKLEKK; from the coding sequence GTGAAGAAGAAAATGAATAAAAAAGAGTTGATTGAGTTTAAGAGATTATTGATTAAGGTCAAGGACGGCGTTATTGACGATATCAACCATATTTCCGAGGACACGCTTAAAAAATCACAGAAAGAGGCATCCGGAGATATATCAGGCTATACTTATCATATGGCTGATGTGGCTACCGATACCTATGACCGTGAATTTTCTTTGGGCATCGCTTCAAATGACCGCAAATTCCTTTATGAGCTGGATGACGCGATGAAGAAAATAGATGAAGGAAGTTACGGCTTTTGTGAGAGCTGTAAGAAGACTATTTCCAAGACTCGCCTTAAAGCAGTGCCTTATGCCCGGCTTTGTGTTAAATGTCAGGAAAAACTGGAAAAAAAATAA
- the ileS gene encoding isoleucine--tRNA ligase → MDYKLTLNLPKTDFPMKADLPKKEPVIFEQWEKKNIYVSIQNKTQGLPKYILHDGPPYANGDIHIGHALNKTLKDIILKYKTMRAFNCAYVPGWDCHGLPIEHQLLKELKINKTQISQLDFRKKAHDYAMKYVGLQKEQFKRLGIFGDWDNPYLTLSRQYEEGIVDSFGKLAQKGYIYRGLKPVNWCYKCETALAEAEVEYEDHVSPSVYVKFKLTNPLDGQDAYLLIWTTTPWTLLANVAVAVHQKLEYVLVNTAKGILVIAESLLDTVIKNTGLGQCAVISRIKGEKLDGLVYEHPFLDRKGKVVLADYVSHEEGTGLVHTAPGHGNDDYFTGIKYKLDIIMPVDNRGNFDASTGEFKGMQVFSANDPIIQKLDSLGMLVYSMKYPHSYPHCWRCKSPVIFRATNQWFLKLEHNNLRQALLEVIQNKVKWIPSSGKERIGSMVGLRPDWCLSRQRYWGVPIPSLVCNNCKEEFLDNKVIEVFRQMVKENGTDVWFESGVQEFLYKDIQCPCCAGKIFSKGTDILDVWFDSGVSSQSVLKKRSELEFPASLYLEGSDQHRGWFQSSLIPAVCIDNQAPFKSVLTHGFVVDGQGRKMSKSQGNVVSPFDIIKDYGADILRLWVASSDYNEDIRISKEILQRLSEGYRKVRNTCRFILSNLYDFNPDKDRISYDDMGMLDKWILYKSCLALDKVITNGYEEFEFYKAYKGIYDFCNEDLSMYYLDMVKGRLYTYGADSLERRSAQTAIYDLLNAIVRVVAPILSFTAEEIWFYMPKTSKDKDAASVHLLEYPDTRLILSLLESGKVHGSLAYQDMEEVLKMVPDVAKALEEKRIAGIIGSSFDAKINILTKSPNQYTFLRSLSQQLCEAFKVSSVIVEESKDLISGGDWRNTVFPDVCLAASKADGVKCMRCWNYSHSVGEDDAHPSICKTCLKAIGGISA, encoded by the coding sequence ATGGACTATAAACTTACTCTTAATCTTCCTAAAACTGATTTTCCCATGAAGGCGGATCTGCCCAAGAAAGAGCCCGTTATTTTTGAGCAGTGGGAGAAGAAGAATATTTACGTTTCTATCCAGAATAAAACTCAAGGTTTGCCAAAATATATTTTGCATGACGGGCCGCCTTATGCCAACGGGGATATACATATAGGCCATGCCTTAAACAAGACACTTAAGGATATCATTCTTAAATATAAAACCATGCGTGCTTTTAATTGCGCCTATGTTCCGGGTTGGGATTGCCATGGGTTGCCCATTGAGCATCAGTTGTTAAAGGAATTAAAGATCAATAAAACCCAGATATCGCAGCTTGATTTCCGCAAGAAAGCGCATGATTACGCGATGAAATATGTGGGTTTGCAGAAAGAACAGTTTAAGCGTTTAGGTATATTCGGGGATTGGGATAATCCGTATCTTACTTTATCACGCCAGTATGAAGAGGGGATAGTGGATTCTTTTGGCAAACTGGCGCAGAAGGGGTATATCTATAGAGGATTAAAGCCGGTTAACTGGTGTTATAAATGTGAAACCGCCCTTGCCGAGGCAGAGGTTGAATACGAGGATCATGTTTCTCCCTCTGTTTATGTGAAATTTAAATTAACCAATCCCTTAGATGGCCAAGACGCTTATTTATTGATTTGGACTACCACCCCCTGGACGCTTCTGGCTAATGTGGCAGTAGCAGTGCATCAAAAACTGGAATATGTTTTGGTAAACACTGCGAAAGGAATTTTAGTTATTGCCGAAAGCCTGCTCGATACAGTTATAAAAAATACCGGCCTTGGCCAATGTGCGGTTATTTCCCGCATTAAAGGCGAAAAGCTGGATGGGCTTGTTTATGAGCATCCTTTTTTAGATAGAAAAGGAAAAGTAGTTTTGGCAGATTATGTTTCACATGAAGAAGGCACTGGTTTGGTGCATACCGCTCCCGGGCATGGCAATGACGATTATTTCACCGGGATAAAATACAAGTTGGATATTATTATGCCGGTTGATAACCGGGGGAATTTTGACGCTTCTACCGGTGAATTTAAAGGGATGCAGGTATTTTCTGCCAATGATCCGATCATACAAAAATTGGATAGTTTAGGGATGCTTGTTTATAGCATGAAATATCCGCATTCTTATCCGCATTGCTGGCGCTGCAAGTCACCGGTTATTTTCAGAGCGACAAATCAATGGTTCTTAAAACTTGAACATAATAATCTCAGGCAGGCTTTACTTGAAGTAATCCAAAATAAGGTGAAGTGGATTCCCTCTTCGGGAAAAGAGCGCATTGGTTCAATGGTGGGCTTGCGCCCGGATTGGTGTTTATCGCGTCAAAGATATTGGGGGGTGCCGATTCCCTCTTTGGTATGCAATAATTGCAAAGAAGAATTCCTGGATAATAAGGTTATTGAGGTATTCCGCCAGATGGTTAAAGAAAATGGAACGGATGTTTGGTTTGAATCTGGCGTGCAGGAGTTTTTATATAAAGACATCCAATGCCCTTGCTGCGCGGGAAAAATATTCTCTAAAGGCACAGATATCCTTGATGTATGGTTTGATTCCGGAGTAAGCAGCCAGTCAGTATTAAAGAAAAGAAGTGAATTGGAATTTCCCGCTTCTTTGTACCTTGAGGGTTCAGACCAGCATAGGGGGTGGTTCCAGTCTTCGCTTATCCCGGCTGTCTGCATTGATAATCAGGCGCCATTTAAAAGTGTCCTAACCCATGGTTTTGTGGTGGATGGTCAGGGAAGAAAAATGTCCAAGTCGCAAGGCAATGTGGTTTCTCCATTTGATATTATAAAAGACTATGGCGCGGATATTTTGCGCCTGTGGGTGGCTTCAAGCGATTACAACGAGGATATAAGAATATCCAAAGAAATCCTGCAAAGGCTCTCGGAAGGTTACCGTAAAGTGCGCAACACCTGCAGGTTTATCTTAAGCAACCTCTATGATTTTAATCCCGATAAAGACAGAATAAGCTATGATGATATGGGCATGCTTGATAAATGGATACTCTATAAAAGTTGCCTTGCGCTTGATAAAGTTATAACAAACGGCTATGAAGAATTTGAATTTTATAAAGCCTATAAAGGTATTTATGATTTTTGCAATGAAGATCTATCCATGTATTATTTGGATATGGTAAAGGGCAGATTGTATACATACGGGGCAGATTCCCTTGAAAGAAGGTCTGCTCAGACGGCGATATATGATTTGTTAAATGCGATCGTAAGGGTAGTCGCGCCGATTTTGTCTTTTACCGCTGAAGAAATATGGTTTTATATGCCTAAAACTTCTAAAGATAAAGATGCCGCCAGTGTGCATCTTTTGGAATATCCAGATACCAGGCTTATTTTGTCTTTGTTGGAATCCGGCAAGGTCCATGGCTCTTTGGCTTATCAAGATATGGAAGAGGTCCTTAAGATGGTCCCCGATGTTGCCAAGGCTTTAGAAGAGAAGCGCATTGCCGGAATAATCGGCAGTTCTTTTGACGCCAAAATAAATATATTGACAAAGTCCCCTAATCAGTATACATTCTTACGCAGCTTAAGCCAACAGCTCTGTGAGGCCTTTAAAGTTTCTTCTGTGATTGTGGAAGAATCCAAAGATCTTATTTCTGGTGGAGATTGGCGTAATACCGTTTTTCCGGATGTATGCCTGGCCGCCAGTAAAGCAGATGGGGTAAAATGCATGCGCTGTTGGAATTATTCGCATTCGGTGGGGGAAGATGATGCGCATCCGTCAATCTGTAAGACTTGCCTTAAAGCCATAGGGGGGATTTCAGCGTGA